A genomic window from Sulfurimonas sp. hsl 1-7 includes:
- a CDS encoding triose-phosphate isomerase yields MIVAANLKTNLTRKQTKEYIETLDDFIKTNHIDQESFVFPATSSLDSFDTDVTIGAQNAYPVQNGAFTGEIGVDHLDEFGLKTILIGHSERRHILGETQEVISQKFDYFKALGYTIVYCVGEPLEKREAGVSEMMEYIDSQYKGIDTSYEKLIIAYEPVWAIGTGLTPTNEDIIAIHRELKKKSPAPLLYGGSVKVNNAKEIMALKNVDGILVGSAALKVEDFCQMVMFAQELENK; encoded by the coding sequence ATGATAGTAGCAGCTAATTTAAAAACAAACCTGACAAGAAAACAAACAAAAGAATATATAGAGACGCTTGATGATTTTATAAAAACAAATCATATAGATCAAGAAAGTTTTGTTTTCCCTGCTACATCCTCTTTAGATAGTTTTGATACAGATGTAACTATCGGTGCACAAAATGCTTATCCTGTACAAAACGGAGCATTTACCGGTGAGATAGGTGTTGACCATCTAGATGAATTCGGTTTGAAAACTATTTTGATAGGCCACAGTGAACGTCGTCATATTTTAGGTGAGACACAAGAGGTAATATCGCAAAAGTTTGATTACTTTAAAGCACTTGGATACACGATAGTATATTGTGTAGGTGAACCGTTAGAAAAACGTGAAGCCGGTGTATCTGAAATGATGGAGTACATCGATTCACAATACAAAGGGATCGATACATCTTATGAAAAGCTGATCATCGCTTATGAACCTGTATGGGCGATTGGTACGGGACTTACTCCTACAAATGAAGATATTATAGCAATTCATCGAGAGTTGAAGAAAAAATCACCTGCACCATTATTATACGGTGGAAGCGTAAAAGTAAATAATGCAAAAGAGATTATGGCACTTAAGAATGTCGATGGTATTTTAGTCGGTAGTGCAGCATTAAAAGTGGAAGATTTTTGTCAAATGGTTATGTTTGCACAAGAACTAGAAAACAAGTAA